The following are encoded together in the Phocoena sinus isolate mPhoSin1 chromosome 11, mPhoSin1.pri, whole genome shotgun sequence genome:
- the PDHB gene encoding LOW QUALITY PROTEIN: pyruvate dehydrogenase E1 component subunit beta, mitochondrial (The sequence of the model RefSeq protein was modified relative to this genomic sequence to represent the inferred CDS: deleted 1 base in 1 codon; substituted 1 base at 1 genomic stop codon) yields MAVVAGLTRRPLEQVSGLLRRRFHRTAPAALQVTVREAINQGMDEELERDEKVFLLGEEVAQYDGAYKVSRGLWKKYGDKRIIDTPISEMGFAGIAVGAAMAGLRPICEFMTFNFSMQAIDQVINSAAKTYYMSGAFSLCPXSFRGPNGASAGVAAQHSQCFAAWYGHCPGLKVVSPWSSEDAKGLIKSAIRDNNPVVVLENELMYGVPFELPPEAQSKDFLIPIGKAKIERQGTHVTIVSHSRPVSHCLEAATVLSKEGIECEVINMRTIRPMDIETIEASVMKTSHLVTVEGGWPQFGVGAEICARIMEGPAFNFLDAPVVRVTGADVPMPYAKVLEDNSVPQVKDIIFAIKKTLNM; encoded by the exons ATGGCGGTGGTGGCTGGCTTGACGCGGAGACCCCTTGAGCAG GTCTCCGGGCTGCTGAGGAGGCGCTTCCACCGGACCGCGCCGGCTGCTCTGCAG GTGACAGTTCGTGAGGCTATAAATCAAGGTATGGATGAGGAGCTGGAAAGAGATGAGAAGGTATTTCTACTTGGGGAAGAAGTTGCCCAATATGATGGGGCATATAAG GTTAGTCGAGGCCTGTGGAAGAAATATGGAGATAAGAGGATCATAGACACTCCCATATCTGAG ATGGGTTTTGCTGGAATTGCTGTAGGTGCAGCTATG GCTGGGTTGCGGCCCATTTGTGAATTTATGACCTTCAACTTCTCTATGCAAGCCATCGACCAGGTTATAAACTCAGCTGCCAAGACCTACTACATGTCAGGGGCTTTCAGCCTGTGCCCATAGTCTTTCAGGGGGCCCAATGGCGCCTCAGCAGGCGTA GCTGCCCAGCACTCACAGTGCTTTGCTGCCTGGTATGGGCACTGCCCAGGCTTAAAGGTGGTCAGCCCCTGGAGTTCAGAGGATGCAAAAGGACTTATTAAATCAGCCATTCGGGATAACAATCCAG tGGTGGTGCTGGAGAATGAATTGATGTATGGAGTTCCTTTTGAACTTCCCCCAGAGGCTCAGTCAAAAGATTTTCTGATTCCTATTGGAAAAGCTAAAATAGAAAGGCAAG GGACACATGTAACCATAGTTTCCCATTCAAGACCTGTGAGCCACTGCTTAGAAGCTGCAACGGTGCTATCTAAAGAGGGAATTGAATGTGAG GTGATAAATATGCGAACCATCAGACCAATGGACATTGAAACAATAGAAGCCAGTGTCATGAAGACCAGTCACCTCGTAACTGTGGAAGGAGGCTGGCCACAGTTTGGAGTAGGAGCTGAAATCTGTGCCAGGATCATGGAAG GCCCCGCGTTCAATTTTCTGGATGCTCCTGTAGTTCGTGTCACCGGTGCCGATGTCCCTATGCCTTATGCAAAGGTTCTAGAAGACAACTCTGTACCTCAGGTTAAAGACATCATATTTGCaataaagaaaacactaaatATGTAG